The Candidatus Hinthialibacter antarcticus genome contains a region encoding:
- a CDS encoding DUF4832 domain-containing protein, which yields MNKNSSFLFPQILFLLIMVPIAESREFDLTKFHDKTLALENPHKGWYHHFPDNHINKYQIKDDSHLLNFPGMDHIYIRLSWAYLEPQEGKYNWETIDSIINKWKQHGLGYSFRISCKETSTDRIEQQFATPKWVMQAGAEGGYFRSGEEVGDDGPWEPNFDDPVYLDKLDHFLAAFAERYDGAPGLRYIDVGSIGDWGEGHTHSGSRKQYNFEQRKKHIDLYANHFKKTQVIATDDFVYSVPDLDERKKMHEYVVSKGLSYRDDSILVDWYITANSDTYTVRSPEYFDAVYRKTPTVFELEHYSGVKRQGNWTPTPGSSLDQFGEGKLGADYFRGALELLHATYIGYHGDAHDWLSDNPELTVELLNQCGYWYFLNRVETPDIFTVGQENEIRIEWKNKGVAPAYHPYKLMLRFEGGGTFGFELDAGNLEWLPDQTAIVDYEINLPKSCTPGEYTLKLKLYSPDAKEDVKLALDPTLIDNEGFYTIGKVTIVHFDG from the coding sequence ATGAATAAAAATAGTTCTTTTCTATTTCCTCAAATTCTATTCCTGCTAATCATGGTTCCTATCGCAGAAAGCCGTGAATTTGATCTCACGAAATTCCATGACAAGACACTTGCATTAGAGAACCCGCATAAAGGTTGGTATCACCACTTCCCCGACAACCATATTAACAAATATCAGATTAAAGATGACTCGCATCTATTGAACTTCCCCGGCATGGACCACATCTACATCCGCCTGTCGTGGGCGTATCTCGAGCCGCAAGAGGGAAAATACAACTGGGAGACCATCGACTCCATCATCAATAAATGGAAACAACACGGCCTCGGCTACTCGTTCCGCATCAGTTGCAAGGAAACCTCCACCGACCGCATCGAACAGCAGTTCGCCACGCCCAAATGGGTCATGCAAGCCGGAGCCGAAGGCGGCTATTTCCGCAGCGGCGAAGAAGTCGGCGACGACGGCCCCTGGGAGCCCAATTTTGACGACCCTGTCTATTTAGATAAACTCGACCATTTTCTCGCGGCGTTTGCGGAGCGCTACGACGGCGCCCCCGGGCTGCGCTACATCGACGTCGGCAGCATCGGCGATTGGGGCGAAGGACACACCCATTCGGGCAGCCGCAAGCAATACAATTTTGAGCAGCGCAAAAAACACATCGACTTATATGCAAACCATTTCAAGAAAACGCAAGTCATTGCCACCGATGATTTTGTCTATAGCGTTCCCGACTTGGACGAACGCAAAAAAATGCACGAATACGTTGTCAGCAAGGGCCTTTCTTATCGCGACGACAGCATTCTGGTCGATTGGTATATCACGGCGAATTCAGATACATACACCGTACGAAGCCCCGAATATTTCGACGCCGTCTATCGAAAAACGCCGACGGTCTTCGAACTGGAACACTACAGCGGCGTCAAGCGGCAAGGCAACTGGACGCCGACGCCTGGCTCGTCATTAGATCAATTTGGCGAGGGCAAACTGGGGGCGGATTATTTTCGCGGCGCATTGGAATTGCTTCACGCGACTTACATTGGCTACCACGGCGACGCCCACGACTGGCTGAGCGACAACCCTGAATTGACCGTGGAGTTACTGAACCAATGCGGCTATTGGTATTTTTTAAACCGAGTTGAGACGCCGGATATTTTCACGGTCGGTCAAGAAAACGAAATTCGTATTGAATGGAAAAACAAAGGCGTCGCACCCGCATATCATCCATACAAACTCATGCTTCGTTTTGAAGGAGGCGGGACATTTGGATTTGAACTTGATGCAGGAAATCTTGAATGGCTGCCAGACCAAACGGCTATCGTGGATTATGAAATCAACCTTCCCAAATCCTGCACCCCTGGAGAATACACGCTGAAACTCAAACTCTATTCGCCCGATGCGAAAGAAGACGTCAAGTTGGCGCTAGACCCAACCCTCATAGACAACGAAGGCTTTTACACAATCGGTAAAGTAACAATCGTTCATTTCGATGGGTGA
- a CDS encoding Gfo/Idh/MocA family oxidoreductase, with product MMKKLRWGVLSTSNFAQTKVVPAMKQCQLCTIDAISSRSLETAKAAAKNLEIPKAYGSYEDLLADSDIDVIYNPLPNHLHVEWSIKALEAGKHVLCEKPVGLSAIDAQRLLNAARAHPELKVMEAFMYRHHPQWVKAKELVDNGSIGELKAIQSVFTYHNLDPKNVRNMPGVEGGGGLMDIGCYCISLSRFIFGDEPTRVCGQLEMDENFKSDRLSSALLDFKQGMASFICATQLETYQRVNLYGTQGRVEIEIPFNAPPDRPCKMWHQHSEKIKEIVFDICDQYTIQGDLFSDAILNNKPVPTPMEDAVNNMKVIDAIQQSVKDNGWVVV from the coding sequence ATGATGAAAAAACTTCGATGGGGTGTTTTAAGCACTTCGAATTTTGCGCAAACCAAAGTCGTTCCGGCGATGAAGCAATGTCAACTTTGTACGATTGACGCAATCTCCTCGCGTTCGCTTGAGACAGCCAAAGCGGCTGCGAAGAATTTAGAAATCCCCAAGGCCTATGGTTCGTATGAAGACCTGCTCGCAGATTCGGACATCGACGTAATTTATAATCCGCTGCCCAACCATCTTCACGTCGAATGGTCGATCAAAGCGCTCGAAGCGGGCAAGCATGTGCTGTGTGAAAAGCCGGTCGGGCTTTCGGCAATCGACGCGCAACGCCTGCTCAACGCCGCCAGGGCGCATCCTGAACTCAAGGTGATGGAAGCCTTCATGTATCGCCATCATCCCCAATGGGTCAAAGCGAAGGAACTGGTCGATAACGGCTCCATCGGCGAACTGAAGGCGATTCAGTCTGTCTTCACCTATCACAATCTTGATCCAAAAAACGTGCGCAACATGCCTGGCGTCGAAGGCGGCGGCGGACTCATGGATATCGGATGTTATTGCATCTCGCTGTCGCGCTTTATTTTCGGCGATGAGCCGACGCGGGTTTGCGGACAGTTAGAAATGGATGAGAACTTCAAGTCAGACCGATTGTCATCGGCGCTACTCGATTTTAAACAAGGCATGGCGTCGTTTATTTGCGCGACCCAGTTGGAGACGTATCAACGAGTCAACTTATACGGGACGCAAGGCCGCGTCGAAATTGAGATTCCCTTCAACGCGCCGCCTGACCGCCCCTGCAAGATGTGGCATCAGCATTCAGAAAAGATCAAAGAGATCGTGTTTGATATCTGTGACCAATATACCATTCAAGGCGATCTGTTTTCCGACGCGATTCTCAACAACAAGCCCGTTCCAACGCCGATGGAAGACGCGGTCAACAACATGAAGGTCATCGACGCAATCCAACAGAGCGTCAAAGACAACGGCTGGGTCGTTGTGTAG
- a CDS encoding glycoside hydrolase family 97 N-terminal domain-containing protein, translated as MKFCVFSTLCLFFASNIQAVEIASPNGEIEANFFIKSTGSQSDCLFYAIQSNEKVIIAPSQIAFRFSGQELFEEHLSVSASDVKLQDSTWKPVYGERSQVRDRYNELTITVAEKNEPHRKINIHVRVYNEGVAFCYEFPKQDALQSFTIESENTEFKFENDSPAWATYSAQGLYEKRPISKIKNGCERPLTVQVSDDCFVSLAEARLVDYARTKFDPTGEGQPGVITALSSDVHAEAPYRTPWRVVMIAESAGALLENNDLILNLNDPCAIEDASWIKPGKVIRETSLTTTGGMACVDFAVRNGLQYIEFDAGWYGLEYDDASDATTITVDPDRSPGPLDLHKVIEYAKQKDIGVIVYVNRRALEKQLDVILPLYKKWGIAGVKYGFVNVGSQKWTAWLHDAVRKAADHQLMVDIHDEYRPTGYSRTYPNLMTQEGIRGDETKPTNDQTLTIFFTRMLAGAGDNTICYYDPRVIENASHAYQLAKAVCFYSPWQFVYWYDSPAEIEQEDNREIEFFAQVPTVWDDTRVLDAAIGEYAVMARRSGDEWFIGCMNAATPRDIRASLSFLEEGVQYEATMYSTDKQLNTRTKVAISKQPVNSTTLLNLHLVKNDGIAIRIAKQNTN; from the coding sequence ATGAAGTTTTGTGTGTTCAGCACCTTGTGTCTGTTTTTTGCATCCAATATTCAAGCGGTTGAGATCGCGTCTCCTAATGGAGAGATTGAGGCAAATTTTTTCATAAAATCGACCGGGTCGCAATCGGATTGTCTGTTTTATGCGATTCAGTCTAATGAAAAAGTTATCATCGCCCCGTCTCAAATCGCATTTCGGTTTTCGGGGCAAGAGTTGTTTGAAGAACACCTTTCGGTCTCTGCGTCAGACGTGAAATTGCAAGATTCGACTTGGAAGCCCGTGTACGGTGAGCGCAGCCAGGTTCGCGACCGCTACAACGAATTGACAATTACGGTCGCTGAAAAAAATGAGCCGCATCGCAAAATCAATATTCATGTTCGCGTATATAACGAAGGCGTAGCGTTTTGTTATGAATTTCCCAAACAGGATGCGCTGCAATCGTTTACCATTGAGAGCGAGAATACCGAATTTAAATTTGAAAACGATTCTCCCGCCTGGGCGACGTATAGCGCGCAAGGGCTATATGAGAAACGCCCGATATCCAAAATCAAAAACGGTTGCGAGCGTCCTTTGACGGTTCAAGTCAGCGATGATTGCTTTGTCTCTCTCGCCGAAGCGCGGCTGGTTGATTATGCGCGAACCAAGTTTGATCCCACCGGAGAAGGGCAGCCGGGTGTTATAACTGCGCTGAGCAGCGACGTTCACGCGGAGGCGCCGTACCGGACGCCGTGGCGGGTGGTGATGATCGCTGAATCGGCGGGCGCGTTGTTGGAAAATAATGACTTGATTTTAAATCTGAATGATCCATGCGCAATTGAGGACGCATCGTGGATCAAGCCGGGCAAGGTGATTCGTGAAACCTCGCTTACGACGACGGGGGGAATGGCCTGCGTGGATTTCGCTGTGCGGAATGGTTTGCAGTACATCGAATTTGACGCAGGTTGGTATGGGCTTGAATACGATGACGCCTCCGACGCGACCACGATCACAGTTGACCCAGACCGTTCGCCGGGGCCGCTGGATTTGCACAAAGTAATTGAATATGCGAAACAAAAAGACATCGGCGTAATCGTGTACGTCAATCGCCGGGCGCTAGAAAAGCAGCTCGATGTGATTTTGCCGCTCTACAAGAAATGGGGAATCGCGGGCGTTAAATACGGCTTCGTCAATGTCGGTTCGCAAAAATGGACCGCTTGGCTTCATGACGCTGTTCGCAAAGCGGCTGACCACCAGCTGATGGTGGATATTCATGACGAATACCGCCCGACGGGCTATTCGCGCACCTACCCGAATTTGATGACGCAAGAAGGCATTCGCGGCGACGAAACCAAGCCGACCAATGATCAAACCCTAACGATTTTCTTCACCCGTATGCTGGCGGGTGCGGGCGATAATACCATTTGTTACTATGATCCACGCGTGATCGAGAATGCATCCCATGCTTATCAATTGGCGAAAGCCGTCTGTTTTTACAGCCCCTGGCAATTTGTCTATTGGTATGATTCGCCTGCAGAAATCGAGCAAGAAGACAACCGCGAGATCGAGTTCTTCGCGCAGGTCCCGACCGTCTGGGATGATACCCGCGTGTTAGACGCAGCGATTGGCGAATATGCCGTGATGGCGCGGCGCAGCGGCGACGAGTGGTTCATTGGCTGCATGAACGCCGCGACTCCACGCGACATTCGCGCGTCTCTTTCATTTTTAGAAGAGGGCGTTCAATATGAGGCGACGATGTATTCAACCGACAAGCAACTAAACACGCGCACCAAAGTCGCCATATCAAAACAACCAGTCAATTCCACCACACTATTGAATCTTCACCTGGTGAAAAATGACGGAATCGCAATTCGTATAGCGAAACAAAATACAAATTGA